The following proteins come from a genomic window of Phacochoerus africanus isolate WHEZ1 chromosome 9, ROS_Pafr_v1, whole genome shotgun sequence:
- the LOC125136313 gene encoding histone H2B type 1-B: MPEPSKSAPAPKKGSKKAITKAQKKDGKKRKRSRKESYSIYVYKVLKQVHPDTGISSKAMGIMNSFVNDIFERIAGEASRLAHYNKRSTITSREIQTAVRLLLPGELAKHAVSEGTKAVTKYTSSK; the protein is encoded by the coding sequence ATGCCTGAGCCATCCAAGTCTGCTCCAGCTCCTAAGAAGGGCTCTAAGAAGGCCATCACCAAGGCGCAAAAGAAAGATGGGAAAAAGCGAAAGCGCAGCCGTAAGGAGAGCTATTCCATTTATGTGTACAAGGTACTGAAGCAGGTCCACCCGGACACTGGTATTTCCTCCAAGGCTATGGGCATCATGAATTCGTTCGTCAACGACATTTTCGAGCGGATCGCCGGTGAGGCTTCGCGCCTTGCCCATTACAACAAACGCTCGACCATCACTTCCAGGGAGATCCAGACGGCTGTGCGCCTGCTGCTGCCGGGGGAGCTGGCTAAGCACGCTGTGTCCGAGGGAACCAAGGCGGTTACCAAGTACACTAGCTCCAAATAA
- the H1-1 gene encoding histone H1.1, translated as MSETAPPAPAASTPPEKPSAGKKTKKPAKAEAAAKKKPAGPSVSELIVQAVSSSKERSGVSLAALKKALAAAGYDVEKNNSRIKLGLKSLVSKGTLVQTKGTGASGSFKLNKKVASVEAKPSATKVAAKAKATSASKKPKKATAAAAAKKAVKTPKKAKKPAVAKKPSKSPKKPKAVKPKKVAKSPAKAKAVKPKAAKAKVTKPKTATKPKKAAPKKK; from the coding sequence ATGTCCGAGACCGCGCCGCCCGCCCCGGCTGCTTCCACTCCTCCGGAGAAGCCTTCAGCTGGCAAAAAGACGAAGAAGCCTGCGAAAGCTGAAGCAGCTGCGAAGAAAAAGCCTGCGGGTCCTTCAGTTTCGGAGCTGATCGTGCAGGCCGTTTCCTCCTCTAAGGAGCGCAGCGGCGTGTCCCTGGCTGCGCTCAAGAAGGCACTGGCTGCTGCTGGCTATGATGTGGAGAAGAACAACAGCCGCATCAAGCTGGGTCTCAAGAGCCTGGTGAGCAAAGGCACCCTAGTGCAGACCAAGGGTACCGGCGCCTCCGGTTCTTTCAAACTCAACAAGAAAGTGGCCTCTGTGGAAGCCAAGCCCAGCGCCACAAAAGTGGCAGCGAAAGCTAAGGCAACCAGTGCTTCTAAGAAGCCCAAGAAGGCCACCGCGGCGGCTGCTGCTAAGAAAGCTGTCAAGACTCCGAAAAAGGCTAAAAAGCCAGCGGTGGCAAAGAAGCCTTCCAAGAGTCCCAAGAAGCCCAAGGCTGTGAAGCCTAAAAAAGTGGCTAAGAGCCCTGCTAAAGCCAAGGCTGTGAAACCCAAAGCTGCCAAGGCAAAGGTGACCAAGCCAAAGACTGCCACGAAGCCCAAGAAGGCAGCACCCAAGAAGAAGTAA
- the LOC125136283 gene encoding histone H3.1, with protein sequence MARTKQTARKSTGGKAPRKQLATKAARKSAPATGGVKKPHRYRPGTVALREIRRYQKSTELLIRKLPFQRLVREIAQDFKTDLRFQSSAVMALQEACEAYLVGLFEDTNLCAIHAKRVTIMPKDIQLARRIRGERA encoded by the coding sequence ATGGCCCGTACTAAGCAAACCGCTCGTAAATCCACTGGCGGCAAGGCGCCGCGCAAGCAGCTGGCTACAAAGGCTGCTCGGAAGAGCGCACCGGCCACTGGTGGCGTGAAAAAACCCCATCGCTATAGGCCGGGCACCGTGGCCCTGCGTGAGATTCGCCGCTACCAAAAGTCCACGGAGCTGCTGATCCGCAAGCTGCCGTTCCAGCGGCTGGTGCGCGAGATCGCGCAGGACTTCAAGACCGACCTTCGCTTTCAGAGCTCGGCCGTGATGGCGCTGCAGGAGGCCTGCGAAGCCTACCTGGTGGGGCTCTTCGAGGACACCAACCTGTGCGCCATCCACGCCAAGCGTGTCACCATCATGCCCAAGGACATCCAGCTAGCTCGCCGCATTCGCGGAGAACGGGCATAA
- the LOC125136307 gene encoding histone H2A type 1-B produces MSGRGKQGGKARAKAKTRSSRAGLQFPVGRVHRLLRKGNYSERVGAGAPVYLAAVLEYLTAEILELAGNAARDNKKTRIIPRHLQLAIRNDEELNKLLGRVTIAQGGVLPNIQAVLLPKKTESHHKAKGK; encoded by the coding sequence ATGTCTGGCCGTGGCAAGCAGGGTGGTAAGGCTCGCGCTAAGGCTAAGACTCGGTCCTCTCGGGCTGGTCTTCAGTTCCCCGTGGGTCGAGTGCACCGCTTGCTCCGCAAAGGCAACTATTCCGAGCGGGTTGGTGCTGGGGCTCCGGTGTACCTGGCGGCAGTGCTGGAGTACCTTACCGCTGAGATCCTGGAGTTGGCGGGCAATGCAGCTCGCGACAATAAGAAGACTCGTATCATTCCGCGCCACTTGCAGCTGGCCATCCGCAACGACGAAGAACTTAACAAGTTGTTGGGTCGGGTGACCATCGCGCAGGGCGGAGTGTTACCAAATATCCAGGCAGTGTTGCTCCCTAAAAAGACTGAGAGCCACCACAAAGCCAAGGGCAAGTAA
- the LOC125136317 gene encoding histone H3.1-like — protein MARTKQTARKSTGGKAPRKQLATKAARKSAPATGGVKKPHRYRPGTVALREIRRYQKSTELLIRKLPFQRLVREIAQDFKTDLRFQSSAVMALQEACEAYLVGLFEDTNLAVLGNMSGRGKGGKGLGKGGAKRHRKVLRDNIQGITKPAIRRLARRGGVKRISGLIYEETRGVLKVFLENVIRDAVTYTEHAKRKTVTAMDVVYALKRQGRTLYGFGG, from the exons ATGGCTCGTACCAAGCAGACCGCTCGCAAGTCCACTGGCGGCAAAGCGCCACGCAAGCAGCTGGCCACCAAGGCGGCCCGCAAGAGCGCGCCCGCCACCGGCGGCGTGAAGAAGCCGCACCGCTACCGGCCCGGCACGGTGGCCCTGCGCGAGATCCGGCGCTACCAGAAGTCCACGGAGCTGCTGATCCGCAAGCTGCCGTTCCAGCGGCTGGTGCGCGAGATCGCGCAGGACTTCAAGACGGACCTGCGCTTCCAGAGCTCGGCCGTGATGGCGCTGCAGGAGGCGTGCGAGGCCTACCTGGTGGGGCTCTTCGAGGACACCAACCT AGCTGT ATTAGGTAACATGTCTGGACGCGGCAAGGGCGGCAAGGGCCTGGGAAAAGGCGGCGCCAAGCGCCACCGCAAGGTGCTGCGGGACAACATCCAGGGCATCACCAAGCCCGCCATCCGGCGCCTGGCCCGGCGCGGCGGCGTCAAGCGCATCTCCGGCCTCATCTACGAGGAGACCCGCGGGGTGCTGAAGGTGTTCCTGGAGAACGTGATCCGGGACGCCGTCACCTACACCGAGCACGCCAAGCGCAAGACCGTCACCGCCATGGACGTGGTCTACGCGCTCAAGCGCCAGGGCCGCACTCTCTACGGCTTTGGCGGCTAA